The Halotia branconii CENA392 region GGGATAAAAACTGAAAATTTCACCCCTGGCTCTGTTATAACTTTTGATAATGGTGCTGCTATTCGTTTAACTTTTCGTTGTGAACCATGTAAACGGATATCTCATTTAGTTGATTCCTTGAAACATATTCAAGGTAAAAGAGGTATTTTAGGTGTAATTATCAAATCAGGTTCAGTCTATATTGGAAATAATGCTCAGATTCAAACTGATAAATTTCCAGCTTTATCTGAAAAACCTTATGAACGTTTTCTAAATTTTATAGTCAAAGTGCCTCAAGGGAAGGTAGTAACCTATAAAAAAATAATTGAAGCAATTGGAGTAGATAACAGCTATCTTAGAGCTATCCCCACATATCTCAAAAAAACATCAACTGATGATTATCCGATTCACAGAATATTAGATTCTCAAGGCTGTTTAATAAAATATGCTCCAGAGCAGAAGAATAAACTAGAAGCTGAAGGTATTGAAGTTTTAAACTGTTCAGACTTATTTAGTACTCAAAACAGATATTTTGTAAAAATTGACAAATATTTATATGAAGATAAAACACTGTATTTAAAATAAATATCATGATTGACCATGATCGCCTTTTCAAAGA contains the following coding sequences:
- a CDS encoding MGMT family protein encodes the protein MASIVKNIFRSEPQIMPNNSSCILHLFIKYKHNVAMKKVEELNLKVGHGIEGDVNANPISPRQVLVVRYEDGVDFAIPPGELRENIVVAGIKTENFTPGSVITFDNGAAIRLTFRCEPCKRISHLVDSLKHIQGKRGILGVIIKSGSVYIGNNAQIQTDKFPALSEKPYERFLNFIVKVPQGKVVTYKKIIEAIGVDNSYLRAIPTYLKKTSTDDYPIHRILDSQGCLIKYAPEQKNKLEAEGIEVLNCSDLFSTQNRYFVKIDKYLYEDKTLYLK